In a genomic window of Pararge aegeria chromosome 7, ilParAegt1.1, whole genome shotgun sequence:
- the LOC120625272 gene encoding FMRFamide-related peptides-like, which yields MRNNRSMIAVVILCVIVGVVPNPVRRSPDLEARRRSSIDRSMIRFGRSYPPEPSAADLREAFQRPTRKGNNFLRFGRSQPITLTTDDLISLLRSYEDEYDSPTSKRVSNFVRLGRDPKFIRLGRSTDEEKLGYEQTSDLVVSGYPERKHRARDHFIRLGRDSEELNRDDEEVPEERKKRSTDCHDC from the exons ATGAGGAACAACAGAAGCATGATAGCAGTGGTCATCCTCTGCGTGATAGTAGGCGTGGTGCCCAACCCAGTCCGGCGTTCTCCAGACTTGGAAGCAAGACGTAGAAGTTCCATCGATAGAAGCATGATAAG GTTCGGAAGATCCTACCCACCAGAGCCCTCAGCTGCCGATCTTCGAGAGGCCTTCCAGCGCCCAACACGTAAGGGCAACAATTTCCTACGCTTCGGCAGATCTCAGCCGATAACTTTAACGACTGATGACCTCATATCCCTACTCCGAAGCTACGAAGATGAATACGACAGTCCCACTTCAAAACGCGTATCGAATTTCGTGCGATTGGGAAGGGACCCTAAATTCATCAGGCTTGGCAGGTCAACTGATGAAGAAAAACTCGGATACGAACAGACCTCGGATCTAGTTGTAAGCGGATATCCTGAGAGGAAACATAGGGCGAGAGACCACTTCATAAGACTCGGCAGAGACAGCGAGGAGCTCAACAGAGATGATGAAGAGGTTCCAGAGGAGAGGAAGAAAAGGTCAACTGATTGTCACGACTGCTAA